In Chloroflexota bacterium, one DNA window encodes the following:
- the rlmN gene encoding 23S rRNA (adenine(2503)-C(2))-methyltransferase RlmN encodes MPERKLLLDLTREELAAHLAAWGEPRYRVDQIWRWVYQRGVTEFAGMTDLPIALRARLEESFIIDPLRELESVTSRDRLTRKVLFALPDDQTIEAVLMLYKRRRTLCLSTQAGCGMGCPFCATGLSGLARNLTAGEIVAQALFFARFLGDPQAGGYDAIAVPRPTRVTNIVLMGMGEPLANYSATWRALRLLTDPAAFGLGARHITLSTVGLVPMIDRMAQEPLQIGLAISLHAPNDALRDKLVPINRRYPLKELMAACRRYVERTRRRVTFEYALMAGINDRLEHAEELASLIRGLLCHVNLIPLNPVEGSPYQPSPDRDAAAFLQRLQDRGVSVTMRLRRGVEIDAGCGQLRRRVAASSAIG; translated from the coding sequence ATGCCCGAACGCAAGCTTTTGCTCGATCTGACCAGGGAAGAACTGGCTGCCCACCTGGCCGCCTGGGGGGAGCCGCGCTACCGCGTCGATCAGATCTGGCGCTGGGTCTATCAGCGCGGCGTCACCGAGTTCGCCGGGATGACCGATCTTCCCATCGCGCTGCGAGCCCGCCTCGAGGAATCCTTCATCATCGATCCACTGCGGGAGCTGGAATCCGTCACCTCACGCGATCGGCTGACCCGGAAGGTGCTCTTCGCCCTGCCCGACGACCAGACCATCGAAGCGGTGCTCATGCTCTACAAGCGACGACGCACGCTGTGCCTCTCCACCCAGGCGGGGTGCGGCATGGGCTGTCCCTTCTGCGCCACCGGCCTCAGCGGGTTGGCCCGCAACCTGACCGCGGGCGAGATCGTGGCCCAGGCGCTCTTCTTCGCCCGCTTCCTGGGCGATCCCCAAGCGGGCGGCTATGACGCCATCGCCGTCCCACGCCCCACCCGCGTGACCAACATCGTCCTCATGGGAATGGGCGAACCGCTGGCCAACTATTCGGCCACATGGAGAGCCCTGCGGCTCCTGACCGACCCCGCGGCGTTCGGGCTGGGCGCCCGCCACATCACACTGTCCACCGTCGGCCTGGTCCCCATGATCGACCGCATGGCCCAGGAGCCGCTACAGATCGGCCTGGCCATCTCGCTGCACGCGCCCAACGATGCCCTGCGCGACAAGCTGGTGCCCATCAACCGGCGCTACCCTCTGAAGGAGTTGATGGCTGCCTGTCGGCGTTATGTAGAGCGCACGCGACGACGGGTCACTTTCGAGTACGCGCTGATGGCGGGCATCAACGACCGCCTGGAACACGCGGAGGAGCTGGCCTCTCTGATCCGGGGGCTCCTCTGTCATGTCAACCTGATCCCGCTAAACCCGGTGGAGGGATCGCCCTACCAGCCCTCCCCGGATCGAGACGCGGCCGCGTTTCTCCAACGGCTGCAGGACCGCGGCGTTTCGGTCACGATGCGGCTGCGGCGCGGCGTCGAGATCGACGCCGGCTGCGGGCAGTTGCGCCGGCGCGTGGCCGCATCATCGGCGATCGGGTGA
- a CDS encoding ribulose-phosphate 3-epimerase, whose amino-acid sequence MIKIAPSILASDFARLGEEIRRAEEAGADWIHVDVMDGHFVPNITIGPPVLASLRRVTDLHLDVHLMIEEPERYLEAFQRAGADGLTVHVEATPHLHRVIQQIRELGVMPGVSLNPATPLVTLEEILPDVDLVLCMTVNPGFGGQAFIPGTLDKIRRLRRMVQDRGLDILIEVDGGVDERTAPRLVEAGARVLVAGTSIFRSPDGVRNAIARLRAAAGEPVQLDA is encoded by the coding sequence GTGATCAAGATCGCACCGTCCATACTGGCCTCCGACTTCGCCCGGCTGGGAGAGGAGATCCGTCGGGCAGAGGAGGCCGGGGCGGATTGGATTCACGTGGACGTGATGGACGGCCACTTCGTGCCGAACATAACCATAGGGCCGCCGGTGCTGGCCAGCCTTCGTCGCGTCACGGATCTGCACCTGGACGTGCATCTGATGATCGAGGAGCCGGAGCGCTATCTGGAGGCGTTCCAGCGCGCGGGGGCGGACGGCCTGACCGTGCATGTGGAAGCGACGCCCCATCTGCATCGGGTGATACAGCAGATCCGCGAGCTGGGGGTCATGCCGGGCGTGTCCCTGAATCCGGCCACCCCCCTGGTCACACTGGAGGAGATCCTGCCCGACGTGGATCTGGTGCTGTGCATGACGGTCAACCCGGGATTCGGCGGGCAGGCGTTCATCCCGGGCACACTGGACAAGATACGTCGGCTACGACGGATGGTGCAGGATCGCGGATTGGATATCCTCATCGAGGTGGATGGGGGAGTAGACGAGAGGACGGCTCCCAGGCTGGTAGAGGCCGGGGCTCGCGTGTTGGTGGCCGGCACCTCGATCTTCCGATCGCCGGACGGGGTACGCAACGCGATCGCCCGGCTGAGAGCGGCCGCAGGCGAGCCGGTGCAACTCGATGCCTAA
- the rpmB gene encoding 50S ribosomal protein L28 encodes MAKCERCGKSLRFGHNVSHSKHRTKRQWKPNIQRTTVIENGRTRRMYLCTQCIRTLQKTV; translated from the coding sequence ATGGCTAAGTGCGAACGCTGTGGTAAAAGCTTACGCTTTGGACATAACGTCAGCCATTCCAAACACCGCACGAAGCGGCAATGGAAGCCAAACATTCAGCGCACGACCGTGATCGAAAACGGCCGGACCAGGCGGATGTATCTCTGCACGCAATGCATTAGAACACTTCAGAAGACCGTCTGA
- a CDS encoding Asp23/Gls24 family envelope stress response protein — protein MWMTEETSLGQIDISPDAIAAIASEAVLESYGVVGMASKNVLDGLIGWLRRDRPRRSVEVRISEGKVIIDLYVIVEYGTRISEVAYGVMNRVKFSLERTLGVPVSEINVHVQGLRISDRD, from the coding sequence ATGTGGATGACGGAAGAGACTTCTCTGGGTCAAATCGATATCTCCCCCGATGCCATCGCCGCCATCGCCAGCGAAGCGGTGCTGGAGAGCTACGGCGTGGTGGGCATGGCCAGCAAGAATGTGCTCGATGGGCTGATTGGCTGGCTACGCCGGGACCGCCCCCGCCGCAGCGTCGAGGTGCGCATCTCCGAGGGCAAGGTCATCATCGACCTGTACGTCATCGTCGAGTACGGGACGCGCATCTCGGAGGTGGCCTATGGCGTCATGAACCGGGTGAAGTTCAGCCTGGAGCGGACATTGGGCGTGCCGGTATCTGAGATCAACGTCCATGTGCAAGGGCTGCGCATCAGCGACCGGGACTAA
- a CDS encoding DAK2 domain-containing protein: protein MTAKYPPGVPVKALNGEDMRAMLYAASANLEKHRDAINALNVFPVPDGDTGTNMLLTMQAACNEIADLVHPPIGGVLQRAAHGALMGARGNSGVILSQILRGMARSLDDKELCTTSDLVDALEEGADTAYKGVSKPVEGTILTVIRRVSEAARKAASMDQDMRFVFERIVHEAAEAVAETPHLLPVLAQAGVVDSGGQGLYVILEGMFRCLQGEQIVISAPPSEEEAELSGLAEEWGYDIQYLILSHEADEDMVRQRLIEMGGQSVIVVGGEGVIKVHVHSEDPGPMLSFGASLGHLDDIVVENMTLQTLRRRGEQPVPQAAPVAATVREPAPAATPDVPCGQVGVVAVVPGVGLRRVFESLGVNAIVEGGQSMNPSTQELLEAIEALPCDDVLVLPNNSNIILAAQQAQALSRKNVYVVPSRTIPQGISALLALNPQASPEENQRNMTAALQDIETGEITVAVRAAQFDGIQVEVGDVIGLHNGVLCARGRDTYEVMDQLLSRMHASEAEVITIYYGEPVSREEAQAMADRVQEAYPDQEVELVDGGQPHYHYIISVE, encoded by the coding sequence TTGACAGCCAAATACCCCCCGGGGGTCCCCGTAAAGGCGCTAAACGGCGAGGATATGCGAGCCATGCTGTACGCGGCCTCCGCCAACCTGGAGAAGCATCGGGACGCTATCAACGCGTTGAACGTGTTCCCCGTCCCCGACGGCGACACGGGCACGAACATGCTTCTCACCATGCAGGCCGCGTGCAATGAGATCGCCGACCTGGTCCATCCGCCCATCGGGGGCGTCCTACAGCGCGCCGCTCACGGCGCACTGATGGGAGCCCGAGGCAACTCCGGCGTGATCCTGTCCCAGATCCTGCGCGGCATGGCCCGCTCGCTGGACGATAAGGAGCTGTGCACGACCTCCGACCTCGTCGACGCGCTGGAGGAGGGGGCCGACACGGCCTACAAGGGCGTGTCCAAGCCCGTGGAGGGCACCATCCTCACCGTGATCCGGCGGGTTAGCGAGGCGGCCCGCAAAGCCGCCTCAATGGACCAGGACATGCGCTTCGTCTTCGAGCGCATCGTGCACGAGGCCGCGGAGGCCGTCGCGGAGACCCCTCACCTGCTGCCAGTCCTGGCGCAGGCGGGCGTGGTCGACTCCGGCGGGCAGGGCCTATACGTCATCCTGGAGGGCATGTTCCGCTGCCTGCAGGGCGAACAGATCGTGATCAGCGCCCCGCCCAGCGAGGAGGAGGCGGAGCTTTCGGGGCTCGCCGAGGAATGGGGATACGATATCCAGTACCTGATCCTCTCCCACGAGGCCGATGAGGACATGGTCCGTCAGCGTCTGATCGAGATGGGCGGACAGAGCGTGATCGTCGTCGGGGGGGAAGGGGTGATTAAGGTCCATGTGCACAGCGAGGACCCGGGCCCCATGCTCTCCTTCGGCGCCTCGTTAGGGCACCTGGACGACATCGTCGTGGAGAACATGACCTTGCAGACGTTGCGCCGGCGAGGCGAGCAGCCCGTGCCCCAGGCCGCCCCTGTGGCCGCGACCGTTCGAGAGCCCGCGCCCGCAGCCACCCCGGATGTCCCGTGCGGCCAGGTGGGCGTCGTCGCCGTCGTGCCCGGGGTCGGACTCCGGCGCGTGTTCGAGAGCCTGGGGGTGAACGCCATCGTGGAGGGCGGGCAATCCATGAACCCCAGCACGCAGGAGCTGCTGGAGGCCATCGAAGCCCTGCCCTGCGACGATGTGCTTGTGCTGCCCAACAACAGCAATATCATCCTGGCGGCTCAACAGGCCCAGGCCCTGAGCCGAAAGAACGTATATGTGGTTCCCTCCCGCACCATCCCGCAGGGGATCAGCGCCCTGCTGGCCTTGAACCCGCAGGCCAGCCCGGAGGAGAATCAGCGCAATATGACCGCCGCACTGCAGGACATCGAGACGGGCGAGATCACCGTCGCCGTACGAGCCGCCCAATTCGACGGCATCCAGGTGGAGGTGGGCGACGTGATCGGGCTCCACAACGGGGTGCTGTGTGCGCGCGGCCGGGACACGTACGAGGTGATGGACCAGCTCCTATCGAGGATGCACGCCTCAGAAGCGGAGGTCATTACCATATATTATGGTGAGCCGGTCTCCAGGGAGGAGGCTCAGGCCATGGCGGATCGGGTGCAGGAAGCCTATCCGGACCAGGAAGTCGAGCTGGTCGACGGGGGGCAGCCACACTACCATTACATCATCTCCGTCGAATAG
- a CDS encoding DegV family protein, whose product MSEIKIVTDSNAHLDPKVREELGIEVVPLSIHVNGRTYQEGVNLTTEQFFRQLERSDALPIAMAPSVQTFANVYRRLSRSTDRILSIHMSSKMSETYANARAAAQGLLGRCQIEVVDSLSTSVGLGILVEAAAREARTGKSLDAIVRLVRGMIPHIYAFFFVETLEYLERARRIGQAQAILGTMLGIKPLLMIEEGEVIPLEKVRTRTQAVDKLFEFITEFTRIEQMVILQHGFSDETAMLLERLELTYPDREFPVYTYSPSLATHLGPTAMGAIVYEGVW is encoded by the coding sequence TTGTCAGAGATCAAGATCGTCACGGATAGTAACGCACACCTGGATCCCAAAGTACGTGAAGAGCTGGGGATAGAGGTCGTCCCGCTATCGATCCACGTCAACGGCCGCACCTATCAGGAGGGCGTGAACCTGACCACGGAACAGTTCTTTCGCCAGCTGGAGCGCTCGGACGCGCTTCCTATCGCGATGGCGCCCTCCGTGCAGACCTTCGCCAACGTGTATCGACGGCTATCCCGCTCCACCGATCGGATCCTGTCCATCCACATGTCCAGCAAGATGAGCGAGACGTATGCCAACGCCCGGGCGGCCGCGCAGGGCCTCCTCGGCCGTTGCCAGATCGAGGTCGTCGACTCGCTTTCCACATCGGTCGGGCTGGGCATCCTGGTGGAGGCGGCGGCTCGCGAGGCGAGGACCGGCAAGTCGCTGGACGCCATCGTGCGCCTGGTACGCGGGATGATCCCGCACATTTACGCCTTCTTCTTCGTGGAGACCCTGGAATATCTGGAGCGCGCCCGGCGCATCGGACAGGCCCAGGCGATCCTGGGCACCATGTTGGGGATCAAGCCGCTGCTGATGATCGAGGAAGGCGAGGTGATCCCGCTGGAGAAGGTGCGGACGCGCACTCAGGCGGTGGACAAGCTGTTCGAGTTCATCACCGAGTTCACCCGCATCGAGCAGATGGTCATCCTCCAGCACGGGTTCAGCGATGAGACCGCGATGCTGTTGGAGCGATTGGAGCTCACCTACCCGGATCGGGAGTTCCCCGTATACACGTACAGCCCCTCGCTGGCGACCCATCTGGGCCCCACGGCGATGGGGGCCATCGTCTACGAGGGCGTGTGGTGA
- the recG gene encoding ATP-dependent DNA helicase RecG, translated as MSDAFDRLKKVLALERRQGFRNRAVIGGLDKFAARWEADVLAEVKTPEQREQVQAIVALLMGYPTLESPVARERVIDDILARAQRVMEAEARPSAEPVPAAAPQPTAPPPPKAPAERPARPPRKRPSEPAAGLDAPVTRLPGVGPRHAQRLAKLGIRTVRDLLWHFPRRYEDYSTLKTIDHLQVGEECTIIGNVWDVQSRRSRSGREIVQAIIGDSTGTIQATWFNPYMIRQLKPGRAIVLSGKIDTYLGRLVLTNPEWEPLDRQFIHTGRLVPIYPMTQGVSARWLRRLIKQTVDAWTPNIEDYLPDGVRERQDLMPLGQALAQIHFPDNWDLLEQARRRLSFDEFFFIQLGMLRQRHRWQHQPGRPLPANAEVMERFREALPFQLTRAQERALREILEDMAQSRPMSRLLQGDVGSGKTAVAAAAMWAAICNGAQAVLMAPTEILAEQHYRGLSRLFERLQHPEGRPVRLALLTGSLPEGEKRQLHEAIAAGEVDIVIGTHALIQETVQFASLGLAVIDEQHRFGVAQRARLRQKGYNPHVLVMSATPIPRTLALTLYGDLDISVLDELPPGRQPIRTRWLRPLERERAYAFIRRQIEAGRQAFIICPLVEESESSDAKAAIEEHRRLQEEVFPDLKLGLLHGRMKGEEKDAVMQAFSRGELDILVATSVVEVGIDVPNATVILIEGAERFGLAQLHQFRGRVGRGEHPSYCILLSDADSGDSEERLKAMEQTQDGFILAQKDLELRGPGDFFGTRQSGLPPLHLAQLGDVRTLEAAREEAKRLFAVDPELSLPEHQLLRAQVAQFWHGHGDLS; from the coding sequence ATGAGCGACGCTTTCGATCGACTGAAAAAGGTCTTGGCCCTGGAAAGACGTCAGGGCTTTCGCAATCGAGCCGTCATCGGCGGGCTGGATAAGTTCGCCGCGCGGTGGGAAGCCGATGTGTTGGCCGAGGTGAAGACGCCGGAACAGCGCGAGCAGGTTCAAGCCATCGTGGCCCTGCTGATGGGGTATCCGACCCTGGAAAGCCCCGTGGCCCGGGAGCGGGTGATCGACGATATCCTGGCCCGGGCGCAGCGCGTGATGGAGGCGGAGGCACGCCCCTCCGCCGAGCCCGTGCCGGCGGCCGCCCCCCAGCCCACGGCGCCACCGCCGCCCAAGGCTCCAGCGGAGAGGCCCGCGCGACCGCCACGGAAGCGGCCCTCCGAGCCCGCCGCAGGCCTGGACGCTCCCGTCACCCGCCTGCCCGGCGTGGGCCCTCGACATGCCCAGCGCCTGGCCAAATTGGGCATCCGGACGGTGCGGGACCTGCTCTGGCATTTCCCCAGGCGGTACGAGGACTACAGCACCCTAAAGACCATCGACCACCTACAGGTCGGGGAGGAATGCACCATCATCGGCAACGTCTGGGACGTGCAGAGCCGCCGGTCCCGCAGCGGACGAGAGATCGTGCAGGCCATCATCGGCGACAGCACGGGCACCATCCAGGCGACCTGGTTCAACCCCTACATGATCCGGCAGCTCAAGCCCGGGCGCGCCATCGTCCTCAGCGGCAAGATCGACACCTATCTGGGACGCCTGGTGCTGACCAACCCGGAGTGGGAGCCACTGGATCGCCAGTTCATCCACACAGGCCGTCTGGTCCCCATCTACCCCATGACGCAGGGGGTGAGCGCCCGCTGGCTCCGCCGGCTGATCAAGCAGACGGTGGACGCCTGGACGCCGAATATCGAGGACTATCTGCCGGATGGGGTCCGGGAGCGACAGGACCTGATGCCTCTGGGACAGGCGCTGGCTCAGATCCACTTCCCTGACAACTGGGATCTGCTGGAGCAGGCACGGCGCCGTCTGAGCTTCGACGAGTTCTTCTTCATTCAGCTGGGGATGCTGCGCCAGCGACATCGCTGGCAACATCAGCCCGGCCGCCCGCTGCCGGCCAACGCCGAGGTGATGGAGCGGTTCCGGGAGGCGTTGCCCTTCCAGCTCACCCGGGCGCAGGAGCGCGCCCTGCGCGAGATCCTGGAGGACATGGCGCAATCACGCCCCATGAGCCGCCTCCTGCAAGGGGATGTGGGCTCGGGCAAGACCGCCGTCGCCGCCGCGGCCATGTGGGCTGCAATCTGCAACGGCGCCCAGGCGGTGCTGATGGCCCCGACGGAGATCCTGGCCGAGCAGCACTACCGAGGCCTCAGCCGCCTGTTCGAGCGCCTGCAGCACCCGGAGGGCCGCCCGGTGCGCCTGGCCCTGCTGACCGGCAGCCTGCCCGAGGGGGAGAAGCGCCAACTGCACGAGGCCATCGCCGCGGGCGAGGTGGACATCGTGATCGGCACCCACGCGCTGATCCAGGAGACGGTGCAATTCGCCAGCCTGGGACTGGCCGTCATCGACGAGCAACATCGCTTCGGCGTGGCACAGCGTGCCCGTCTGCGCCAGAAGGGGTACAACCCCCATGTCCTGGTGATGAGCGCGACGCCCATCCCGCGCACGCTGGCGCTGACCCTCTACGGCGATCTGGACATCTCCGTGCTGGACGAGCTGCCGCCCGGGCGGCAGCCCATCCGCACCCGCTGGCTACGACCGCTGGAGCGCGAGCGCGCCTACGCCTTCATACGTCGTCAGATCGAAGCGGGCCGCCAGGCGTTCATCATCTGCCCGCTGGTAGAGGAATCGGAGAGCAGCGACGCGAAGGCCGCCATCGAGGAGCATCGCCGGCTGCAGGAGGAGGTGTTCCCCGACCTGAAGCTGGGCCTGCTGCACGGCCGCATGAAGGGGGAGGAGAAGGATGCGGTGATGCAGGCGTTCAGCCGGGGGGAGCTGGACATCCTGGTGGCCACCTCGGTCGTCGAGGTCGGGATCGACGTACCCAACGCGACGGTGATCCTGATCGAGGGGGCGGAGCGCTTTGGCCTGGCCCAGCTGCACCAGTTCCGCGGCCGGGTGGGCCGCGGCGAGCATCCCTCCTACTGCATCCTGCTCTCCGACGCCGACTCGGGGGACAGCGAGGAGCGGCTCAAGGCGATGGAGCAGACCCAGGACGGGTTCATCCTGGCGCAGAAGGATCTGGAGCTCAGAGGGCCGGGGGACTTCTTCGGCACCCGACAATCCGGGCTGCCGCCGCTCCACCTGGCCCAGCTGGGGGATGTGCGCACGCTGGAGGCCGCCCGCGAGGAAGCCAAACGTCTGTTCGCCGTGGACCCGGAATTGTCCCTGCCTGAGCATCAGCTCCTGCGCGCCCAGGTAGCCCAATTCTGGCACGGACATGGAGATCTGAGCTGA
- the coaD gene encoding pantetheine-phosphate adenylyltransferase has protein sequence MPTALYPGTFDPVHYGHIDIATRASSLFERLVIAIYESPANKQVLFPIQERVSLMKEAVRHLPNVEVMSYNGLTVHFARQVGAQVIVRGLRTLADFEFEFQVAMTNQRLAPEIDMVTLITQSEYAYLSASILKEVAGLGGDITQMTPPHVQEALYRRFQELGRPPSRQVPKARLRDQRKPGLELPHSSGGR, from the coding sequence ATGCCTACAGCTCTATACCCGGGCACCTTTGACCCGGTACACTATGGACATATCGATATCGCTACCCGAGCCTCTTCCCTGTTCGAGCGTCTCGTCATCGCGATCTACGAGAGCCCCGCGAACAAGCAGGTGCTCTTCCCCATTCAAGAGCGCGTGAGCCTGATGAAGGAGGCGGTCCGGCATCTACCCAATGTGGAAGTTATGTCGTATAATGGATTAACGGTTCATTTCGCGCGACAGGTGGGAGCCCAAGTGATCGTGCGAGGGCTGCGCACATTGGCCGATTTCGAGTTCGAGTTCCAGGTCGCGATGACCAACCAAAGGCTGGCCCCGGAAATCGACATGGTGACCTTGATCACCCAGTCGGAGTACGCCTACTTGAGCGCCTCTATCCTGAAGGAGGTCGCGGGACTGGGCGGGGATATCACGCAGATGACGCCGCCTCACGTGCAGGAGGCGCTGTATCGCCGCTTCCAGGAGTTAGGCAGACCGCCCAGCCGCCAGGTTCCCAAGGCCCGACTGCGGGATCAGCGGAAGCCCGGCCTGGAATTGCCGCATTCTTCCGGGGGGAGGTGA
- a CDS encoding DUF177 domain-containing protein: MRYNVAQLLKASAGATRHYQFDEDVTGLDPLLVPIKRLQGEITMLRTGNGVLVTGRLAMVVEMTCSRCLEPLEVPLTIDLEEEFRPTVDVMTGRRLLMEEEDQALWIDAQHILNLEEVIRQDLLLALPLHPLCREDCAGICPQCGQNLNEGPCACIIHDVDPRWSALLDLKLE, encoded by the coding sequence ATGCGTTACAACGTCGCGCAACTACTGAAAGCATCGGCGGGGGCGACCCGCCATTACCAATTCGATGAGGATGTGACGGGCCTGGATCCCCTTCTCGTGCCGATCAAGCGATTGCAAGGCGAGATCACCATGTTGCGCACGGGGAACGGGGTCCTGGTCACAGGGCGCCTCGCGATGGTGGTCGAGATGACCTGCAGCCGCTGCCTGGAGCCGCTGGAGGTCCCGCTGACCATCGACCTGGAGGAGGAGTTCCGGCCGACCGTCGACGTCATGACCGGTCGGCGGCTGCTCATGGAGGAGGAGGATCAGGCCCTGTGGATCGACGCCCAGCATATCCTGAACCTGGAGGAGGTGATCCGTCAGGATCTGCTCCTGGCGTTGCCCCTGCACCCGCTCTGTCGGGAGGATTGTGCGGGGATTTGCCCGCAATGCGGGCAGAACCTGAACGAAGGACCTTGTGCGTGCATTATCCATGACGTGGACCCACGTTGGTCTGCGCTGTTGGACCTGAAGCTAGAGTGA
- the rpmF gene encoding 50S ribosomal protein L32 has protein sequence MPPLPKRKLSPGRRDRRRAHHALKPPHLVECPQCHEMRLPHRVCPHCGYYKGREVISVEEE, from the coding sequence GTGCCACCGTTGCCGAAGAGAAAGTTATCACCGGGAAGACGAGATCGTCGCCGGGCGCACCATGCGCTGAAGCCGCCCCACCTCGTTGAGTGCCCCCAGTGCCATGAGATGCGGCTGCCTCATCGCGTCTGCCCGCATTGTGGGTACTACAAGGGCCGTGAAGTGATCTCTGTGGAAGAGGAGTAG
- the fabD gene encoding ACP S-malonyltransferase, with translation MVSPEEGSMSRFALVFPGQGSQAVGMARALVEAFPSAREAMAEADDILHFHLSRLCFEGPADKLTDTVNAQPAILAASVATLRAIRSAFPKLGKPVAVAGHSLGEYTALVAADALSYTDALRLVRERGRLMKRAGEERPGGMAAIISLEEEQVAQVCQQASQETGGVVQVANINSPGQIVISGEHSALERAMELARTMGARRVIRLAVSIAAHSPLMAPAAEALQHVVRIVEMRPAVPELIANVSAAPISAVEAVRDELVSQLTGPVRWTASVQNMIRQGIDTFIEVGPGNVLSGLIRRIDRNVRTLSINEPKDIEALESLA, from the coding sequence ATGGTTTCGCCAGAGGAGGGCTCGATGTCACGATTCGCCCTTGTGTTTCCGGGGCAGGGCTCTCAAGCTGTAGGGATGGCTCGGGCTTTGGTGGAGGCGTTCCCCTCCGCCCGTGAGGCGATGGCGGAAGCCGACGATATCCTGCATTTCCACCTGAGCCGGCTCTGCTTTGAGGGACCTGCGGACAAGCTGACGGATACGGTGAACGCCCAGCCGGCCATCCTGGCCGCCAGCGTCGCCACGCTGCGTGCCATCCGCTCGGCCTTCCCCAAGCTGGGAAAGCCGGTCGCGGTGGCGGGGCACAGCCTGGGGGAGTACACGGCCCTGGTGGCCGCGGACGCCCTCTCCTACACGGATGCCCTACGCCTGGTGCGTGAGCGGGGACGCCTGATGAAGCGGGCGGGTGAGGAGCGACCGGGCGGCATGGCCGCCATCATCAGCCTGGAGGAGGAACAGGTCGCCCAGGTCTGCCAGCAGGCCAGCCAGGAGACCGGCGGCGTGGTGCAGGTGGCCAACATCAACTCGCCCGGCCAGATCGTCATCTCCGGCGAGCACTCCGCCCTCGAGCGGGCCATGGAGCTGGCCCGGACGATGGGGGCACGTCGGGTGATCCGCCTGGCCGTGAGCATCGCCGCCCACTCGCCCTTGATGGCTCCGGCGGCCGAGGCGCTGCAGCACGTCGTGCGCATCGTGGAGATGCGTCCCGCCGTGCCCGAGCTCATCGCGAACGTCTCCGCCGCGCCCATCTCGGCCGTGGAAGCCGTCCGAGACGAGCTGGTCAGCCAACTCACGGGTCCCGTGCGCTGGACGGCCTCCGTTCAGAACATGATCCGACAGGGGATCGACACCTTCATCGAGGTCGGGCCGGGCAACGTGCTCTCCGGCCTTATCCGACGCATCGACCGCAACGTCCGGACGCTCAGCATCAACGAGCCCAAGGACATCGAAGCGCTGGAGTCTCTCGCCTAG
- the fabG gene encoding 3-oxoacyl-[acyl-carrier-protein] reductase, producing the protein MRLSGKVAVVTGSSRGIGAAIARRLAAEGAKVVLNCHASAEAAESVAQEIRQNGGEATVVVADVSRFEEAQRLIKQAVDTYGRVDILVNNAGTTRDTLLMMMKEADWDRVIDTNLKSVFNCCKAVARGMVRQRSGRIINITSVVGLVGQAGQTNYAASKAGIIGFSKSLARELGSRGITVNCVAPGYIPTALTEVLPDELKQAILDQTPLKRMGQPEEVAAAVAFLASEDAAFITGHVLSVDGGLAMC; encoded by the coding sequence ATGCGCCTATCCGGAAAAGTCGCCGTCGTCACGGGAAGCTCGCGAGGGATCGGCGCCGCCATCGCCCGGCGGCTGGCCGCGGAGGGTGCCAAGGTGGTGCTGAACTGCCACGCCAGCGCCGAGGCAGCGGAGTCCGTCGCCCAGGAGATCCGCCAGAACGGCGGGGAGGCCACGGTGGTGGTCGCCGATGTGAGTCGCTTCGAGGAGGCCCAGCGCCTGATCAAGCAGGCGGTGGATACCTACGGTCGGGTCGACATCCTGGTCAACAACGCCGGCACCACCCGGGACACCCTGTTGATGATGATGAAGGAAGCGGATTGGGACCGGGTGATCGATACCAACCTCAAGAGCGTCTTCAATTGCTGCAAGGCGGTCGCTCGCGGGATGGTTCGCCAGCGGAGCGGGCGCATCATCAACATCACCTCGGTGGTCGGGCTGGTCGGGCAGGCCGGGCAGACCAACTACGCCGCCTCCAAGGCGGGGATCATCGGCTTCAGCAAGAGCCTGGCCCGGGAGCTGGGCTCACGCGGCATCACCGTCAACTGCGTGGCACCCGGCTATATCCCCACGGCGCTGACGGAGGTGCTGCCGGATGAACTCAAGCAAGCCATCCTAGATCAGACGCCACTCAAGCGGATGGGGCAGCCGGAGGAGGTCGCCGCGGCCGTGGCGTTCCTGGCCTCCGAGGATGCCGCCTTCATCACAGGACACGTGCTGAGCGTGGACGGCGGGCTGGCCATGTGCTAG